One Rhodothermia bacterium genomic region harbors:
- a CDS encoding glycosyl hydrolase, whose protein sequence is MQFFEWFGLRPAKAICYSGFRDGQQPGGPYPSYEQVKEDLLLLRKNWNYLRLYDCDDHAAMVLQVIAQEQLDFQVMLGAYIEAEVNNDNCPWGGVYEVEQLERNKRANEQKIERLIHWANAHPKVVFSLSVGNEACVNWTDHLVSVDRVIAFAQEVKAHTPQPVTFCENYLPWLEHLRPLAEVLDFVSIHTYPVWEYKTVEEALHFTQENFKAVASLYPNKPIVITEAGWATRSNGRGILPERVNEHYQKRYYDQIMQWVDEKQLLMFYFEAFDEAWKGSDDPLEPEKHWGLYFSDRTPKLALRS, encoded by the coding sequence ATGCAATTTTTTGAGTGGTTTGGTTTACGGCCTGCAAAGGCGATTTGTTATTCAGGATTCAGGGATGGTCAACAACCGGGAGGCCCTTACCCAAGTTACGAGCAAGTTAAGGAAGACCTTTTGTTGCTCCGCAAAAACTGGAATTACTTGCGGTTGTATGATTGTGATGACCATGCTGCAATGGTACTACAAGTGATTGCACAAGAACAGTTGGATTTTCAAGTTATGTTGGGGGCTTATATTGAAGCCGAAGTAAACAATGATAATTGTCCGTGGGGTGGGGTCTATGAAGTCGAGCAGTTGGAACGCAACAAACGGGCAAATGAGCAAAAAATTGAACGACTCATTCACTGGGCAAATGCTCATCCCAAAGTGGTTTTTTCACTTTCGGTTGGGAATGAGGCTTGTGTGAATTGGACGGATCACTTGGTATCGGTAGATCGTGTCATCGCGTTTGCGCAAGAAGTGAAAGCGCATACGCCACAACCCGTTACGTTTTGTGAAAACTACCTGCCTTGGCTCGAACACCTAAGACCGTTGGCCGAGGTCTTAGACTTTGTCTCCATTCATACGTATCCCGTTTGGGAATACAAGACCGTAGAAGAAGCCCTCCATTTTACGCAAGAAAACTTCAAAGCGGTTGCGTCTTTATATCCAAATAAACCTATTGTAATCACCGAAGCTGGTTGGGCTACTCGTTCTAATGGGAGAGGTATTCTTCCCGAAAGGGTTAATGAGCATTACCAGAAACGGTATTACGACCAAATTATGCAATGGGTTGACGAGAAGCAACTGCTTATGTTCTACTTTGAGGCGTTCGACGAGGCTTGGAAAGGCTCCGATGATCCCTTGGAACCAGAAAAGCACTGGGGGCTCTATTTCAGCGACCGAACACCCAAACTTGCCTTGCGTAGTTAA